One genomic segment of Salinigranum rubrum includes these proteins:
- a CDS encoding HalX domain-containing protein, with product MSDEKPVVLIVEDEPDLADLYATWLDDEYDVRVAYGGREALEKLDESVSVVLLDRRMPDLSGDEALAEIRSRGFDCRVAMVTAVEPDFDIVAMGFDDYLVKPVSKDALHETTSNLLLRSAYDTGVQELFSLASKKALLESEKGPTALAESEEYQQLDEQLTDLRDELDETLGQFEEGDDLSALYHDLGRGVEFDDDEDETE from the coding sequence ATGAGTGACGAGAAGCCCGTCGTTCTCATCGTTGAAGACGAGCCGGATCTCGCGGACCTGTACGCGACCTGGCTCGACGACGAGTACGACGTCCGGGTCGCATACGGCGGTCGCGAGGCACTGGAGAAGCTCGACGAAAGCGTCTCGGTCGTCCTCTTGGACCGCCGGATGCCGGACCTCTCAGGTGACGAGGCCCTCGCCGAGATCCGCTCGCGCGGCTTCGACTGCCGGGTGGCGATGGTGACGGCCGTCGAACCCGACTTCGACATCGTCGCGATGGGGTTCGACGACTACCTCGTCAAGCCGGTCTCGAAGGACGCCCTCCACGAGACGACCTCGAACCTCCTCCTGCGGAGCGCGTACGACACCGGCGTGCAAGAGCTGTTCTCCTTGGCCTCGAAGAAGGCACTGCTGGAGTCCGAAAAAGGCCCGACCGCGCTCGCGGAGAGCGAGGAGTACCAGCAGCTCGACGAGCAGCTCACCGACCTCCGGGACGAACTGGACGAGACGCTCGGACAGTTCGAGGAGGGCGACGACCTCTCCGCGCTGTATCACGACCTCGGCCGAGGCGTCGAGTTCGACGACGACGAAGACGAGACGGAGTGA
- the guaB gene encoding IMP dehydrogenase, protein MAKDADPGPFSEKLRVPEALTFDDVLLRPMESRVEPDDADVSTRVSRNVTINIPVLSAAMDTVTEAGMAAGMARNGGLGVLHRNMTVEETVAEVEAVKRADELFIRREDVVTASPTQTVREVDEMMERAGVSGAPVVDDDDRVLGIISGTDIRPFLEVGESDQVSEAMTDEVITATKDVTARDALELMYDHKIERVPLVDEGRLVGLVTMQGILQRREHEDAARDDEGRLRVGVAVGPFEEERAVAADEADADVLFIDCAHAHNMNVLDSARAIKEEVDADVVVGNIGTREAAEACVDFADGLKVGIGPGSICTTRVVTGAGMPQITAVAEVADVATPAGVPVIADGGIRYSGDAIKAIAAGADAVMLGSYFAGTDEAPGRVITMNGKKYKQYRGMGSVGAMRSGGGDRYLKDADEDEGFVPEGVEAATPYKGTLASELHQLVGGMKSGMGYVGAETLPGFKERSRLVRISAAGQTEGHPHDVMITDEAPNYSPDQ, encoded by the coding sequence ATGGCGAAGGACGCTGACCCTGGCCCCTTTTCGGAGAAACTCCGCGTGCCGGAGGCGCTGACGTTCGACGACGTGCTCCTCCGGCCGATGGAGTCGCGCGTCGAGCCGGACGACGCCGACGTGTCGACGCGCGTCTCGAGGAACGTCACGATCAACATCCCGGTGCTCTCGGCGGCGATGGACACCGTCACGGAGGCGGGAATGGCCGCCGGGATGGCCCGCAACGGCGGCCTCGGCGTACTCCACCGCAACATGACCGTCGAGGAGACGGTCGCGGAGGTCGAGGCCGTCAAGCGCGCCGACGAACTGTTCATCCGCCGCGAGGACGTCGTCACCGCCTCGCCGACGCAGACCGTCCGCGAGGTCGACGAGATGATGGAGCGCGCGGGCGTCTCCGGCGCGCCCGTCGTCGACGACGACGACAGGGTGCTGGGCATCATCTCGGGAACCGACATCCGGCCGTTCCTCGAAGTCGGCGAGTCGGACCAGGTCTCGGAGGCCATGACGGACGAGGTCATCACCGCGACGAAGGACGTCACCGCCCGCGACGCGCTCGAACTCATGTACGACCACAAAATCGAGCGCGTCCCCCTCGTCGACGAGGGACGGCTGGTCGGACTCGTGACGATGCAGGGCATCCTTCAGCGGCGCGAACACGAGGACGCCGCCCGCGACGACGAGGGGCGCCTCAGAGTCGGGGTCGCGGTCGGCCCCTTCGAGGAGGAGCGCGCCGTCGCCGCCGACGAGGCCGATGCGGACGTGCTCTTCATCGACTGCGCACACGCACACAACATGAACGTCCTCGACTCCGCCCGCGCGATCAAGGAGGAGGTCGACGCGGACGTCGTCGTCGGCAACATCGGCACGCGGGAGGCCGCCGAGGCCTGCGTCGACTTCGCCGACGGGCTGAAAGTCGGTATCGGCCCCGGCTCCATCTGTACGACGCGCGTCGTCACCGGCGCGGGGATGCCCCAGATCACGGCCGTCGCGGAGGTCGCCGACGTCGCCACGCCGGCGGGCGTGCCGGTCATCGCCGACGGCGGCATCCGGTACTCGGGCGACGCCATCAAGGCCATCGCCGCCGGCGCCGACGCCGTCATGCTCGGGTCGTACTTCGCCGGGACCGACGAGGCTCCCGGGCGCGTCATCACGATGAACGGCAAGAAGTACAAACAGTACCGGGGCATGGGCTCGGTCGGCGCGATGCGCTCGGGAGGAGGAGACCGCTACCTGAAGGACGCGGACGAGGACGAGGGGTTCGTCCCCGAGGGCGTGGAGGCCGCCACGCCGTACAAGGGGACGCTCGCCTCCGAACTCCACCAGCTGGTGGGCGGAATGAAGTCCGGAATGGGCTACGTCGGCGCCGAGACGCTACCGGGGTTCAAAGAGCGCTCCCGGCTGGTCCGCATCTCCGCGGCCGGCCAGACCGAGGGGCACCCCCACGACGTGATGATCACGGACGAGGCACCGAACTACAGCCCCGACCAGTAG
- a CDS encoding DUF5794 domain-containing protein has translation MSVSRHPIALSIERQVGKSTRLLATVMALPLIDGIFPALVLAGALTYPFGIIETGLLVFGGSATVAVILAEMDGSPREIVPSILVLGLVLIPVAAMEAALAPTIESMLDMPTFQRFAGLVIVAVAAKTASARVGEYLPRPAVIIGLGLVASFQPGGLDVAVSTDPVLIAKAAATAGVGVAFALAVALAGPQLRGAVDIDRFRFGSSVALGMLALSVLQLMPTEAPVALGVLVVTAVFSFDPDGSSTGSEDDSADDDDPVVAASDDDPAPEPAAPASDSGVPTVADGGDDADGDAYRYPRSEDSRLPWL, from the coding sequence ATGAGCGTCTCTCGGCATCCGATCGCGCTCAGCATCGAGCGACAGGTGGGCAAGTCGACCCGCCTGCTCGCGACGGTGATGGCGCTGCCGCTCATCGACGGCATCTTCCCCGCCCTCGTGCTCGCCGGTGCCCTCACCTACCCGTTCGGCATCATCGAGACGGGCCTCCTGGTGTTCGGCGGCTCCGCAACCGTCGCCGTGATCCTCGCGGAGATGGACGGCTCCCCGCGCGAAATCGTCCCCTCGATCCTCGTCTTGGGGCTCGTCTTGATCCCCGTCGCGGCGATGGAGGCCGCGCTCGCACCGACCATCGAGAGCATGCTCGACATGCCGACGTTCCAGCGCTTCGCGGGCCTCGTCATCGTCGCCGTCGCCGCCAAGACGGCGAGCGCGCGGGTCGGCGAGTACCTCCCGCGTCCGGCGGTGATCATCGGCCTCGGCCTCGTCGCCAGCTTCCAGCCGGGGGGGCTCGACGTCGCGGTCTCCACCGACCCGGTCCTCATCGCGAAGGCCGCCGCGACGGCCGGCGTCGGCGTCGCGTTCGCGCTCGCCGTCGCCCTCGCGGGGCCGCAGCTCAGAGGCGCGGTCGACATCGACCGCTTCCGCTTCGGCTCCTCGGTGGCGCTCGGCATGCTCGCGCTCTCGGTCCTCCAGCTCATGCCGACGGAGGCGCCTGTCGCCCTCGGCGTCCTCGTCGTGACGGCGGTGTTCTCGTTCGACCCCGACGGGTCGTCGACGGGGAGCGAGGACGACAGCGCGGACGACGATGACCCAGTTGTCGCAGCGTCCGACGACGACCCGGCGCCCGAACCCGCAGCGCCCGCGTCGGACTCGGGCGTTCCGACGGTGGCCGACGGCGGCGACGACGCCGACGGCGACGCCTACCGCTACCCCCGGAGCGAGGATTCGCGGCTCCCCTGGCTCTGA
- a CDS encoding secondary thiamine-phosphate synthase enzyme YjbQ: protein MPRFTVSTDARLSVVDITDSVRDVVADDPSGAGERVCTVFVEHTTAGVVVNEAESRLLGDMEAYLSQVVPDEQWDHDEIDGNADAHLRTLLLGNSVQVPVVDGELALGTWQSVLLVECDGPRQRTVRVVV from the coding sequence ATGCCCCGATTCACCGTCTCGACCGACGCTCGCCTGTCCGTCGTCGACATCACCGACAGCGTCCGCGACGTCGTCGCCGACGACCCTTCCGGGGCGGGCGAGCGAGTCTGCACCGTCTTCGTCGAACACACTACGGCCGGCGTCGTCGTCAACGAGGCCGAGTCGCGCCTGCTCGGCGACATGGAGGCGTACCTGTCTCAGGTCGTTCCCGACGAGCAGTGGGACCACGACGAAATCGACGGCAACGCGGACGCGCACCTCCGGACGCTCCTCTTGGGAAACAGCGTCCAGGTCCCCGTGGTCGACGGCGAACTCGCCCTCGGAACGTGGCAGTCGGTGCTGCTCGTCGAGTGCGACGGACCGCGCCAGCGGACGGTGCGCGTCGTCGTCTGA
- a CDS encoding DUF5795 family protein, whose translation MSNRVVQGRMVTPDKLAELIEGSRPMETDAIEDADRDCPDCGGNVISVGYMPSVTEFVTGYKCQECDWKETDRE comes from the coding sequence ATGAGCAACCGCGTCGTGCAGGGCCGGATGGTAACGCCCGACAAACTCGCCGAACTCATCGAGGGCTCCCGACCGATGGAGACCGACGCCATCGAGGACGCCGACCGCGACTGTCCCGACTGCGGCGGCAACGTCATCTCGGTGGGCTACATGCCCTCCGTGACCGAGTTCGTCACGGGGTACAAGTGCCAAGAGTGCGACTGGAAGGAGACCGACCGCGAGTAG
- a CDS encoding tyrosine-type recombinase/integrase, translating to MSDIPKLSVERAVEDFLTDRKGMVSESTWRNYRYPLKQFIEFCENEGVQYTEQITPYHIKQFKLERKSEEIAYATLRNNLSALRVFIRWCEQGGIVEGGLADKIDVPPKNHPKMVSDTVIEEDEMKAVLDFLRKFEYATRLHAITQLIWHTGFRIGTVLALDLEDYDREQGLINVVHRPDTGTPLKNKLDGQRQVRIDDETQSVLNDYIGHKRVDILEDADDRRPLFTTYQQRVTANTYRKNLYAVTRPCIYAGECPHDKEQATCEWAVKKREASGCPSSVSPHPLRRAAITYALNQNYPKEHLAERANVGVDVLDAHYDAAKEEEKRKRRDRFFDLL from the coding sequence ATGTCCGATATACCAAAGCTGAGTGTCGAACGGGCGGTCGAAGACTTCCTCACTGACCGAAAAGGGATGGTGTCAGAATCGACGTGGCGGAACTACCGCTACCCGCTTAAGCAGTTCATCGAGTTCTGCGAGAATGAAGGCGTCCAGTATACGGAGCAAATCACGCCCTACCACATCAAGCAGTTCAAGTTGGAGCGTAAGTCCGAGGAAATCGCGTACGCCACGCTTCGGAACAATCTGAGCGCCCTTCGGGTGTTCATCCGGTGGTGCGAGCAGGGCGGAATAGTCGAGGGGGGGCTGGCGGACAAAATCGACGTGCCGCCAAAGAACCACCCGAAGATGGTATCCGACACTGTAATCGAGGAGGACGAGATGAAAGCGGTTCTCGACTTCCTTCGCAAGTTCGAGTACGCGACTCGGCTACACGCCATCACGCAACTCATCTGGCACACCGGATTCCGAATCGGGACCGTTCTCGCGCTCGACCTCGAAGATTACGACCGAGAGCAGGGACTCATCAACGTGGTACACCGACCGGATACCGGGACTCCGCTCAAGAACAAACTCGACGGTCAACGTCAGGTCCGAATTGACGACGAGACGCAATCGGTACTGAACGACTACATCGGCCACAAGCGCGTAGATATACTGGAAGACGCCGACGACCGACGACCGCTATTCACCACCTACCAACAGCGAGTCACGGCGAACACGTACCGGAAGAACCTCTACGCGGTCACTCGTCCGTGTATCTACGCTGGTGAGTGTCCGCACGACAAAGAACAGGCGACGTGCGAGTGGGCCGTAAAGAAGCGGGAAGCGTCCGGCTGTCCATCGTCCGTGAGTCCACACCCGCTCCGCCGAGCGGCCATCACCTACGCGCTGAATCAGAACTATCCAAAGGAACACCTCGCGGAACGAGCGAACGTCGGCGTAGACGTTCTGGACGCGCACTACGACGCGGCAAAAGAGGAGGAGAAGCGGAAGCGACGAGACAGGTTCTTCGACCTGCTGTAA
- a CDS encoding right-handed parallel beta-helix repeat-containing protein produces the protein MTRPRRSGRPSSPWRSRRQFLTATGATAVAGLLAGCGGRSGDPASSQTQSTPESTPTPEPTPTETPTPAPTGLEGTYFVDPVNGDNEFAGSSPDTAFASLQPLTTNGRVDLEPGDVIKLRATAPIVIEDNVDFYLQKATAENPIVIEPYGDGRPVLDANGVEGSAIRLEGAQYMTLRGFELKNAGSDGIQVPGAANGSQQAIGCVFEDLLVHHYGQGDSTEGNGIGFYRDSYDHVVRDVVCHHGAVDDNSDGFYIGGQNRRFSGGHRFERCVAYRNADDGFDFFRCDPERPSSLVDCVAFGNGRDGEGATGDGNGFKMGGGWRTGGNHVVRARSFGNDAIGFDCNGASAANTFDNCTAYDNGTYGFEFTGDTDPDHVVRNCIAFENSDGPANLLYNAQSEANTWNLEIDDPDFASVVRDEEAFLHLTADSPCIDAGVDVGVSYVGAAPDLGAFEFQT, from the coding sequence ATGACACGTCCCCGACGGAGCGGACGCCCCTCCTCACCGTGGCGCTCACGTCGGCAGTTCCTCACGGCAACGGGTGCGACCGCCGTCGCGGGGCTGTTGGCCGGGTGTGGCGGTCGGAGCGGCGACCCAGCGAGCAGCCAGACGCAATCGACGCCGGAGTCGACTCCGACCCCGGAACCGACGCCGACCGAGACGCCGACGCCGGCACCGACCGGACTCGAAGGTACGTACTTCGTCGACCCCGTCAACGGCGACAACGAGTTCGCCGGCAGCAGCCCCGACACCGCCTTCGCGAGCCTGCAGCCGCTGACCACGAACGGCCGGGTCGACCTCGAACCGGGAGACGTCATCAAGCTCCGCGCGACGGCGCCCATCGTCATCGAGGACAACGTCGACTTCTACCTCCAGAAGGCGACGGCCGAGAACCCCATCGTCATCGAGCCGTACGGCGACGGCCGGCCGGTCCTCGACGCGAACGGGGTCGAGGGCTCCGCGATTCGGCTGGAGGGCGCGCAGTACATGACGCTCCGCGGCTTCGAGCTAAAAAACGCCGGGAGCGACGGCATCCAGGTCCCCGGTGCGGCGAACGGGAGCCAGCAGGCCATCGGCTGCGTCTTCGAGGACCTCCTCGTCCACCACTACGGACAGGGAGACAGCACCGAGGGGAACGGTATCGGTTTCTACCGCGACTCGTACGACCACGTCGTCCGCGACGTCGTCTGCCACCACGGTGCCGTCGACGACAACTCCGACGGGTTCTACATCGGCGGGCAGAACCGCCGGTTCAGCGGCGGCCACCGCTTCGAGCGCTGCGTCGCGTACCGCAACGCCGACGACGGCTTCGACTTCTTCCGGTGTGACCCCGAGCGCCCGAGTAGCCTCGTCGACTGCGTCGCCTTCGGTAACGGCCGCGACGGCGAGGGGGCGACCGGCGACGGCAACGGCTTCAAGATGGGCGGCGGGTGGCGCACCGGCGGCAACCACGTCGTCCGCGCCCGGTCGTTCGGCAACGATGCCATCGGCTTCGACTGCAACGGCGCGAGCGCCGCGAACACGTTCGACAACTGCACCGCCTACGACAACGGCACGTACGGCTTCGAGTTCACCGGCGACACCGACCCGGACCACGTCGTCCGCAACTGCATCGCGTTCGAGAACAGCGACGGGCCGGCGAACCTCCTCTACAACGCCCAGTCGGAGGCCAACACCTGGAACCTCGAAATCGACGACCCGGACTTCGCCAGCGTCGTCAGGGACGAGGAGGCGTTCCTCCACCTCACCGCGGACTCCCCGTGCATCGACGCTGGCGTCGACGTCGGCGTGTCGTACGTCGGCGCGGCGCCGGACCTCGGCGCGTTCGAGTTCCAGACCTGA
- a CDS encoding GTP cyclohydrolase III has translation MTNTQLTLVQIDNYGPWTVTPEPRREMDLQTMQSRLFADLANFIGARDGYVFFTRFDNMVAVTNGLDGEDHALLQESIGNRYPVTVSLGIGVDERPAVALEHATERLQQVGSAQDSTRRQVLRGTPLSDEHRTETDVHIAHFDVNDATGKYTDQLNEFDSFIQIEQGYAAVMRYMREEHDALSFFVGGDNIIAVCPALSATQYHDAIAHVEESVGVELKVGVGAGTNAHDAGFAAKHALEVCRHDGTTVEFGSGAEPAEAESD, from the coding sequence GTGACGAACACGCAGCTCACTCTCGTCCAGATCGACAACTACGGGCCGTGGACGGTCACCCCCGAACCGCGCCGTGAGATGGACCTCCAGACCATGCAGTCGCGGCTCTTCGCCGACCTCGCGAACTTCATCGGAGCGCGGGACGGCTACGTCTTCTTCACCCGGTTCGACAACATGGTCGCGGTCACGAACGGCCTGGACGGGGAGGACCACGCCCTCCTCCAGGAGTCGATCGGCAACCGCTACCCGGTGACGGTGAGCCTCGGCATCGGCGTCGACGAACGGCCCGCCGTCGCGCTCGAACACGCGACCGAGAGGCTCCAGCAGGTCGGTAGCGCCCAGGACAGCACCCGTCGACAGGTGCTGCGAGGGACACCCCTCTCCGACGAGCACCGAACGGAGACGGACGTCCACATCGCCCACTTCGACGTCAACGACGCCACCGGCAAGTACACCGACCAGCTCAACGAGTTCGACTCGTTCATCCAGATCGAGCAGGGGTACGCCGCCGTGATGCGCTACATGCGCGAGGAACACGACGCGCTTTCCTTTTTCGTCGGCGGCGACAACATCATCGCGGTCTGTCCGGCGCTCTCTGCGACGCAGTACCACGACGCCATCGCCCACGTCGAAGAGAGCGTCGGTGTCGAACTGAAAGTCGGCGTCGGCGCCGGGACGAACGCCCACGACGCGGGCTTCGCGGCGAAGCACGCGCTGGAGGTCTGTCGACACGACGGGACGACAGTCGAGTTCGGGAGCGGCGCCGAACCGGCGGAGGCCGAGTCCGACTGA
- a CDS encoding HAD-IIA family hydrolase, with protein MLNGVILDVDGTVVRGDEALPGARAGLDLIADSGLRRLFVSNNPTKPAVAYEARFARAGFDVSSEEIVTAATVTSSYLDQHYPEEAHFVVGEAGLRTLLSEAGLSLTADPAEATVLVASIDRAFDYDTLCTAMRVLAEESVAFVGTDPDMVIPTAAGDIPGSGAVIHAIAGVVGRDPDIVLGKPSEPARDLVVSTLGLDPRECLVVGDRLDTDIAFGVAAGMTTALVRTGVTDDADLAASDIEPDYVLDSLADLYEVDGLG; from the coding sequence ATGCTCAACGGGGTCATCCTCGACGTCGACGGCACCGTCGTCCGCGGCGACGAGGCGTTGCCGGGCGCGCGCGCAGGCCTGGACCTCATCGCCGACAGCGGTCTGCGCCGCCTGTTCGTCTCGAACAACCCGACGAAACCAGCAGTCGCCTACGAGGCGCGCTTCGCCCGCGCGGGCTTCGACGTCTCCTCCGAGGAGATAGTCACCGCCGCGACCGTCACCTCCTCGTACCTCGACCAGCACTACCCCGAAGAGGCCCACTTCGTCGTCGGCGAAGCGGGCCTCCGGACGCTCCTGTCGGAGGCGGGTCTCTCGCTCACCGCCGACCCCGCGGAGGCGACGGTCCTCGTCGCGTCCATCGACCGCGCGTTCGACTACGACACGCTCTGTACGGCGATGCGCGTCCTCGCCGAGGAGTCGGTGGCGTTCGTCGGCACCGACCCCGACATGGTCATCCCGACCGCCGCGGGCGACATCCCCGGGTCGGGCGCGGTCATCCACGCCATCGCGGGCGTCGTCGGCCGCGACCCCGACATCGTCCTCGGCAAGCCCTCCGAACCCGCTCGCGACCTCGTCGTCTCGACGCTCGGCCTCGACCCTCGCGAGTGTCTGGTCGTCGGCGACCGCCTCGACACCGACATCGCCTTCGGTGTCGCGGCGGGGATGACGACCGCGCTCGTCCGAACCGGCGTGACCGACGACGCCGACCTCGCCGCCTCCGACATCGAACCCGACTACGTCCTCGACTCACTCGCCGACCTCTACGAAGTCGACGGACTGGGCTGA
- a CDS encoding OsmC family protein, with protein sequence MADIQTHTLSTDGFASKSQVGDFTLDVDALGDDGPTPNQVLVADYASCFLPAFRVGGQQTGNDDLGKIQIDAEADLDDDDDLSAIRFDIYVEADLDDETLADITERAEGICHVHAALREGLHADITVHGGADIQG encoded by the coding sequence ATGGCGGATATCCAGACGCACACACTCAGCACGGACGGCTTCGCCTCGAAGAGTCAGGTCGGCGACTTCACCCTCGACGTCGACGCCCTCGGCGACGACGGCCCGACACCGAACCAGGTGCTCGTCGCGGACTACGCCTCCTGTTTCCTCCCGGCGTTCCGCGTCGGCGGGCAACAGACGGGCAACGACGACCTCGGCAAGATACAGATCGACGCGGAGGCCGACCTCGACGACGACGACGACCTCTCGGCGATCCGGTTCGACATCTACGTCGAGGCCGACCTCGACGACGAGACGCTCGCCGACATCACGGAACGCGCGGAGGGCATCTGCCACGTCCACGCCGCGCTCCGTGAGGGCCTCCACGCGGACATCACGGTCCACGGCGGCGCGGACATCCAGGGCTAA
- a CDS encoding OsmC family protein, with protein MPTRSSDATWEGDLKDGEGHLSLGSGAFEGSYSFVSRFEDGEGTNPEELIGAAHAGCFSMALANELASDGHEPERVHTTANVHLDTESGTIDTIELVVEASVPGIDAETFMEYAEGAKENCPVSRVLAGAEISLDATLV; from the coding sequence ATGCCAACTCGAAGCTCGGACGCGACGTGGGAAGGCGACCTGAAGGACGGAGAGGGGCACCTGTCGCTCGGGAGCGGCGCCTTCGAGGGGTCGTACTCGTTCGTCTCGCGGTTCGAAGACGGTGAGGGGACCAACCCGGAGGAACTCATCGGAGCCGCACACGCGGGGTGTTTCTCGATGGCGCTTGCGAACGAACTCGCCTCCGACGGGCACGAGCCTGAACGCGTCCACACGACGGCGAACGTCCACCTCGACACGGAGAGCGGCACCATCGACACCATCGAACTCGTCGTCGAGGCGTCGGTACCCGGCATCGACGCCGAGACGTTCATGGAGTACGCGGAGGGGGCGAAGGAGAACTGCCCCGTCTCACGGGTGCTCGCGGGCGCGGAAATCTCGCTCGACGCGACGCTCGTCTGA